A stretch of the Duncaniella dubosii genome encodes the following:
- a CDS encoding fibronectin type III domain-containing protein, which translates to MKKFIYAIACILALGITSCSDDDTNFSPADLDRMPRTMFRSENTTNVKPENDDYASKVKPLTRNTVQLHWYGIEGAAGYEIRYAENLNTGLIEDWSDPTKIVESFIVGPEVTHVDIPNLNYGTDYRFIIRTLSPKGEGHHSEWYGLGGGREWEDFLGIKTDDRYTTPGICGQKNKGYNEVTLTFQLPFVESDYSKSDLTETLEDGTPNPDFIKTRFDVDNNGNFVATTIVCKPAPFNPTAKMPDGFVNGIRALTDEEKAAGEVHITGLDENSGYYITLRNDARMFTYTNMSGEVVSTDIDAEYNQVFVRTKGDPGEPIIIEPIVDPNDTIPGAVEYNATRIDTIITNFVNSNEIAEGQVYYLRGGHNYYTTGNPLVQKGFTLATHPDDLAQGKRAVVFLGGISLKGDAPVTGNWVLGKNKEAGDVDAPIEIGDVIFEGIDFQCPLARNFGEGGATGNYFANMYSGGLAVSFESFQLKNCTFQGFIRGFIRVQGPRYKVFKKMVIEDCLFYNQGYYDNNGRGYSWFAGDGNNAKSNLYNDFQMRRCTFYDSPRHALLSDNNKDLLWGDDIHFNIAIENCTFINFSTRSGSRYLFEFRFMPNDSKITFKNNLIVLAADSKDSRDLNMSACDFRNIAGEARVTWDFKDNYSLGSRDAHMKDDGIFSSAAFSAKKNSVGDKWDWAPGLVSGDVNDLVVKTGATPLRADEFFTAPNPRYVDFNKATPNKLDHAAPENIFEALKVKNDVKVTSHEIYQKRIGDPRWY; encoded by the coding sequence ATGAAAAAATTCATATATGCTATTGCATGTATCCTCGCACTTGGAATTACATCCTGTAGCGATGATGATACCAATTTCAGCCCGGCAGACCTTGATCGCATGCCAAGAACTATGTTTCGCAGCGAAAACACCACTAATGTCAAGCCTGAAAACGATGATTATGCCTCAAAGGTCAAACCTTTGACACGCAACACCGTTCAGCTTCATTGGTATGGTATCGAAGGTGCGGCAGGCTACGAAATCCGCTATGCCGAAAATCTTAATACCGGTCTTATTGAAGACTGGAGTGATCCCACAAAAATTGTCGAGTCGTTCATTGTAGGGCCTGAAGTGACCCATGTGGACATACCTAATCTCAATTATGGTACTGACTACCGTTTCATAATTCGTACACTTTCACCAAAGGGAGAAGGGCATCACTCTGAATGGTATGGTCTCGGTGGCGGTCGTGAATGGGAGGATTTTCTTGGAATTAAGACTGATGACCGCTACACAACTCCCGGTATCTGCGGTCAAAAGAACAAAGGCTACAATGAGGTGACACTGACTTTCCAGCTTCCGTTCGTGGAAAGTGACTATTCAAAGTCTGACCTTACAGAAACTCTTGAAGACGGTACTCCTAACCCGGACTTTATCAAAACACGCTTTGACGTTGATAATAATGGCAATTTCGTTGCTACAACTATTGTCTGCAAACCAGCGCCCTTCAATCCGACTGCCAAGATGCCTGACGGCTTTGTCAACGGCATCCGTGCTCTTACCGATGAAGAAAAAGCGGCCGGTGAAGTTCATATCACAGGTCTTGACGAAAATTCAGGCTACTATATCACACTGCGCAACGACGCACGCATGTTCACTTATACAAACATGTCGGGCGAAGTTGTAAGCACTGATATTGATGCTGAATACAATCAGGTGTTTGTCCGTACCAAGGGTGATCCCGGTGAGCCTATAATCATCGAGCCTATAGTCGATCCGAACGACACTATTCCCGGTGCTGTGGAATATAATGCAACACGCATTGATACCATCATAACCAACTTTGTCAACTCTAACGAAATCGCCGAAGGCCAGGTTTACTATCTCCGTGGTGGTCATAATTACTACACAACAGGCAATCCTCTAGTACAGAAAGGTTTCACTCTGGCCACACATCCCGATGACCTCGCTCAGGGCAAACGTGCGGTTGTGTTCCTCGGCGGTATTTCGCTCAAGGGTGATGCTCCTGTCACCGGCAACTGGGTGCTCGGTAAGAACAAAGAAGCTGGCGACGTTGACGCTCCGATTGAAATTGGCGACGTTATCTTCGAAGGTATTGACTTCCAGTGCCCTCTTGCGCGTAACTTCGGTGAAGGAGGTGCGACAGGCAACTATTTTGCCAATATGTACTCAGGTGGTCTGGCTGTATCGTTTGAATCATTCCAGCTTAAGAACTGTACGTTCCAAGGCTTTATCCGTGGTTTCATACGTGTACAGGGCCCTCGCTACAAAGTGTTCAAGAAGATGGTTATCGAAGACTGTCTCTTCTATAATCAGGGTTATTACGACAATAACGGTCGTGGTTACTCATGGTTTGCAGGTGACGGTAACAATGCTAAGTCGAATCTTTACAATGACTTCCAGATGCGTCGTTGTACATTCTATGACTCGCCGCGTCATGCTCTCCTTTCTGACAACAACAAAGACCTCCTTTGGGGGGATGACATCCACTTCAATATCGCGATTGAAAACTGTACGTTCATCAACTTCTCTACTCGTTCTGGCAGCCGTTATCTTTTTGAATTCCGCTTCATGCCCAATGACTCTAAGATTACGTTCAAGAATAACCTTATCGTTCTTGCCGCCGATTCCAAGGATTCACGTGATCTCAACATGTCGGCCTGCGACTTCCGAAATATTGCTGGAGAAGCCCGCGTGACATGGGATTTCAAGGACAACTACTCGCTCGGTAGCCGCGACGCACATATGAAGGATGATGGAATCTTCTCTTCAGCTGCTTTCTCAGCAAAGAAGAACTCTGTAGGCGATAAGTGGGACTGGGCTCCGGGTCTTGTTTCAGGCGATGTCAATGACCTCGTTGTCAAGACCGGTGCAACTCCGCTCCGCGCCGATGAGTTCTTCACCGCTCCCAATCCACGCTATGTTGATTTCAACAAGGCTACTCCCAATAAGCTTGACCACGCAGCGCCCGAAAATATCTTCGAGGCTCTCAAGGTCAAGAATGATGTAAAGGTAACCTCTCATGAAATCTATCAAAAGCGAATCGGTGACCCGCGCTGGTATTAA